AAGCGGTATGCCAAATAATCCAAGTTTGAATGGCACCAACTGCCATTCACTTAGAACAGTACTCTTATTTTACAAGAAACAGGGGGACAAATCCACAAAAAGGTCTTCCAAATATGCTCACGCAGCTTCCCATTAAGCCATACAAAATTGGGAAACAACGCTGTTTCACATCTGATGAAACCATGGAACCGCCGGTTGCTAACTAACTCAGCGCATTCCAGCTCGCTACATTTGAAGTATGTCATCTCTCTGGCTAACCAAGGGAACAAATTCCAAAAGCACCACATCCAGAGCTTTGGCGAATTAGACCCTTCAGAAAGAATCCCCTTCTAGTGGAAGAAGGGGTTTTCTTATTTAATCTTCATAATCTACATCATACTCGTTGTCTACCTCGGAACTATCAACACCACCCATGATTGATAGGAAGACAAGAACTGCAACGAGTTGGGTTGCGAGGAAATACTTCGTTCTTCGCCTGAATTTCTTTTCCTCCTCTGTCCGCTCCTTCTTAGCTCTAGGTTTCGGCTTGTAACCTAGAAAATGACCAGGTCGATAAGAAACCAAGATAGCAAAGAAATGTTTCAGACACTATGGAATATAACTGAAATATAGAGGTTCCAAGGTACAAAAGCACAGGATTATGCTTTGGTTCAATTTATCTCCGTATCACCATCTTATTAATCTCCATTTCCAGTGAATTTTCTCAAGCCAAACTttccaaaacaaaatgcacCTAAAAAAAGTTCATTTTACAGGATTTACCCCAAGAAGCATTTCATTGATGGAAGCCTTGCATGTGTAGCTATAAAATACTCCTTTTCATTCCTATCCTAAATGAGTATATGAAGTGCATGTTGACACTATTTCCTTTGGAAAAGCTACGTCACAACAGAAGTTTATCGAACGAAATGTCCGTGTATTTATAACTAGTAATCTATGAATTTGGATGAAGAATATTTGAACGTGAAACTACAGAAAATGGTATTATATCCATGACTATAAAAATTATTAGGAGCACATGCTCCCAATACAGAGTATTAAGCAACCAACAAATATGTAGATCTGCACTGAAATAGGTTGACTTACTTCGCCCAGAAGATGCTCTTTTCCTAGGcgtggatgatgatgacggATCAGATGATCCTGATCCTGCTAATGATGAGTCAACTTCCAGCAACTGGACCTTGTGATGCTCAGCAAAGTTTATTAAGTTGTCATGCTTTTGTAAATGGCTTCGCAGCGAAGATGTCTCCTAAGAAGCAGAAGTAAGGTTAGAACATGTTGGAACGTTTATCAAAACATAACTCGAGCCTCGGTTTGGAAAATGGGTTGACAGCTTGAAACATTTGGGATGTGCACTAATCTCATGTTTCCAAGGGTACATGCAGATGGTTATCAAATATCCATTGTGCATTAATGTTTTAGATCCATTTATTTATGTGCTTAAATGTTAGTGACTTAATGTACAAAAAGGTCTGCATTTTAGGTAGAAGCAAAGCTGAGTATTAAATACCAAGAAGAACTCACAGGTAATGCGTTAAGGACAAACAGAACATGTCCAAGGAAAAGAGCATCAACATCAGTAGGGCTGCACAAATTGAAGCATGGTTAGTGTTCTGCAAATGTACATTATCTTAAGGGAAATATATGAAGAGCCACAAACAATATAAACTTAATGCAAAAATATGTTGCAGATAAACAAAAATCCAAGAAAACCATAGTGTACCTATCGCCAAAAAGATAGACTTGATCCCCCAATCTCGTAGATAATGCATCATAAGCATCACTAGCTTTCCGGTATATCTGTTCGAAACAAGAATTTACAAGTATGCCATAAGCAACTGGTGTTTGACAAAAAATAAAGCCTGCAAAAATCATATGCATAGAAGACACAAGTAAtaacctcctcttctttttctgcagCATTAATCTTTGTTATACCCAGTTGTTGCTTCACATCTCTAATTTTCTTCCAGTGGAGTATCTTTCCAATAGGCCAGGATAGCTCACGAAAGTAGATGTCTTGTGCAATGCTCCCGTCAGTAACCACCCAGAGCTCATATTGCAAAGCATCTGCAAGCCAGGTCGTGACCATTGCCTTTGTGGATAGTACATCAGGGTAAGAAACGCTTGGGTGTTTTGAGGTCAAGTCTAAAATATTCTCATCCTTGAGATACTCAATTACACCTCCTTTTTCATTGTGGAATGCGACACAATCACCAAATTCAACAGATGGTATGTGATCTGTGGAATAAAAATAAGGTGTAAGACTAGCAGATCAGCAAATATACTTACAAATagtacaaaaaaaactagtctAGTATTATAAAAGGCGTGATACTTAAGATGCTTCAAAAGGTGATAGTTAGCTATGAATACAATAATGAAGAGAATTTCTTTTGTAATCCATTCAAGTGGTATTGTATGTCCAGAGGAATATACCAGCATTTGGCCAGTAAATAAATAATATGGCTTGCCAATTATGAACCCAGCACCATCTAGAAATGCTGGGCGAACCCAAATAAATCCCCATGAATAACTTCCATATAATAAACTACACAAAATACACAGCTAGAATAAGACATCTGGCACAGATTATCACGACTTGTAAGCAACTTTACTCCTTAACACAAGCTCACTGAAAAATCAGCTCGACACAGGTATGTTTGATTGATGCCACAGCATGCCCTACCTTGCCAGTCATTTGCTAACCGTCATACTGGCTAGATAATCCTTGATCCTTAGTTGGCCAAACTTTTAGCAAGAATTGTTAAGAGAATGCGAGGGTGGGCAAGTTTTTCATTGGCTACCAACCAAGTAAAAGCTAAAAAAATCATAGGCTGTCAGAAATTTAGCAGGGAAAATTTGGCATCAACCAGACTTGGAAGCAGTATATGCAACATAActgctttgtttttgttttagaCTTTAGTACATTCGCTTATCTGCTGCCACATTATTACGTGGACAGGTTCATGCGTAGGGTCACATAGTATTTCATAAATAAAAACAGAGATCTCTATGCAACTAAGCACCTGACTATGCtcatttttattatattttttagGAACCCACTTCTCCTTACTTTTTGGCATAAGATTTCTACCATACTTGTCTAATCATACTTGCTTAGCTGATAATAATAATTCCATGAACATAGAAGTTCCGAACCTAAGTGCAGAGGTCAGCATATATGCATCCTATGGATAAGTGTGCATGATATATGCACACCAGAGGACCTACACGGGATGGAACAACTCAAGCGCAATGGATTCGCAGCATCTATACGACCCTAGGCAGAGCTCATCCCACGCAACCTAAACACAGAACCTAGCGCATCAGCAATTCAACATCAGAGCCCCCGCGATTCAATCCCAAGCGAGAGATCTTAGCTTACAAAGTTCACACGAGTGGTAAAGGAGTATGGAATAGGCGGCAGAAGGGGAGGCTCACCGGCGTCAGGGAAGGAGGTGTCGACGTGGATGCCGAAGGGAACCTGGGACATACGGAGGTAGAGGAGGACGGGGAGGCAGGTGGGGCAGGCGGTGGGGAGCCCAAAGCCGGGCTTCCGCGCTACCAGCACCTTCCGCTCCGCATCCTgccactccgccgccgccgtcgccgccgccgccatcgccggggGGAGCTTGCAGAAGGGGTCTGGTTTGGTTCGGGTTTCGGGAGAGAGCGAGGGGGTCTGCGTAAAGACGAAAAGGTTTTATGCGGTGCCGCTCTTCCTCTTTCTATGACTCGGTTAGTTTACGGGCTCTCGGGCTCGACGACTTAAAGCCCAAACAACGTGTCCAGTTCGCATCCGGTTTCTGCTCCAATATGATTTCAGGCTTTCGgctcaaaaaacaaatagtaaaatacaccacctGTCCATGAACTTggtaaaaatgaacactttagtccatgaacggaaaacgcacacttaaacccctaaactaAGACTACTATGTCACTTTAGTtaaaaaacggttcggcgagATTTAAACACGTCACGTGGCTGGCACGTCGGTTTCGGCCAGGACCGGGGGTACTAATCGATTTACTCAATTTTCTTAggactttcttttttttgcaaaatcaccatgtcCGAGCCCGCGAGGGGCAAGGCAGCCACGCCAAGACGGGGATCCTGGGGCCTTGAGAACCACGCCGTTGCTGCTACCTGCTGCTGCCTCGTCTAAGGTTGCTATCAAGCCCACAACGCTCAATTTTGACGAGAGGACGCTAGTGAAGCGGTCGCCGAAACCGGCATGGCGCCCACATGGCGTGTTTAAACCTagccgaaccgtttttttaCTAAAGTGCCACGGTTGTCCTAGTTTAGGGTTTTAAGTGTACGTTTTTCGAGTTCgcggactaaagtgttcatttctgccgagttcatggactagtggtgtattttactaaAAAACAAAACGGAGAGGATTCTCTCAATACAAAACGAAGAGGACAGAGTATAACTGGGCAAACCCCGGACCGGGCTTTATGGCCGTTTTAGCATTACAATAATTATTTtcgaaataaataaatgatttttatacctattttctctaaaaaaaagtcattTCGGGCTTTCGGCCGGGCTCGGGAAAGTGAAGCCTGGGCCTAGCCCGGAACGTCGGGCTTCAGGCTGGGCCACCCATGACCAGGTATAGGACAGAGGAAGAGCACATGAACATTTAGCAACTGCatcctccgttccaaaacaaCCTCTCTGTTCCTTAATGCTTTATTCAAGTTTTTCATGAGTCAAAACTTATCAACTTTGACTGGGTTGATGGAAAAAATTTGGAGTACAACATATACAACACCAAAAGAATGCAATATGAAAATACACTACTTGGTCAAACTCTCTATACAAAGTCGACCAGAGTTACATATGTTCATGTTCTTTCACAAACTCGATCAAAATTGACAATGTTTGACTTAAGAGTTAGGCCAACCTCAAATTATCAACATCTACAAATCTAAACTAATCTTATTAAATCcgtcatatatatatatcatatcATACTTGTTATGGatattagtactccctccatccggaaataagtgacgtggatttgtataagaatctacacaaatccacgtcacttatttcggaacagagggagtatatttttctctaCGTTTATTCAAAGTCTAACAAATTTGATTTAGAAtaaaactagaacatcttgTACAAACCGATGTAGTGTCACATATCAAATAGAAATTCTCTGCGTCAATTTCGTGTATTGTAAAGCATTTGCATTTTGGAAATATTATATTAACATATGGTTGATCAATCTTTATGTGGGGGAAATAAGGCAACGGGTACAACTTGGCACATCGgttcaccttttttttccgacCTACACGGTCGTTCGACGCCAGGGAAAGTGTAGCCCCGTATACAGGGTGTGGCCTCTTGTTCGTATCCAACACTACCATCTCCAAACACCTAAACAAACATGGATTACAATACAGTACTTGACACAATGGGCTCCTTCCCAGCCTCAAGTCGAGTTTAGAGTTAGAGAGCAAATTTTACGGAAGCACATATTCGTGACTACAGCATCACACAACCGCATTCATGACTAAGTTTCTCACCAGACCGCAACTCCTGAGGCAGTTTTTCTCAAATAACCAAAATGTATCGGTTTAATAGTGTATCTCATAACCAAAATGTCATATGGTATGTTGAACTCACATGTAAGCCACACACGTTGGATACACGGTCAAACCCACTACATTGAAAATTTTAGGTTATTTGAGAAGAACTAgctgtggttttgtgagaaaaTTAGTCACATGAGTTGTTCTATGATAATATAAACACAAAATGTGTGGTTGTCAATCAGAGACTAGGACTATATTGTTCAGAAGTTCATTCATGTAACATGGAAATTACTAAGGTTCAGAGAACCAGGCCAGATAGATATAAACTTCTCATGAACACAGCAAGCGGACCCGGCCAACAAACCCCAGCCCAGAACACAACTGACGCTGGAGACGAACTCTTAGGTAACACAGCACCCCAGAACACAATGATAGCTGAGAACCAAGCACACCCCGGATGCAGTCCCATTAGGACATGTATTAACAGATCTGGTGAGAATAGTAGGACATGTATTAACAGATCTAGTGAGAATAGTAGGGAAGAAGAGCAGGAATTCACAATGCACTGAACCAAAGCCTTGACAGGACTAAATCGTGCATGCAGTAAAATcgattttaaaaaattgaacCACAATCAAATAAGAAACCATGCCCTATCAGATGATCATATAGCCATAGGTGACACCCATTGCTCTGATATATTTTCTCAACACCACAAGACCATATATTAAACAGAATGTAGTTTGGATGGGTGTACTTGTAGGAAATACAGGGATATGCCAGTCCTCCTCCAGAGATATCAGAAATAGAATCCAAGAAATTTCCAAAACCATGATCCCGGAAGAGACGCACTAGGCTCGCATCAATGAGTTGCGcaccaaataaataaaaatagagtTCATTACCATTTTGTCTAGCCTAGTGTATATTAAGAAAAAGATCAAAACTAAGAGTAGCGTGTTATGCTCCAAAACAACACAATTAAcaactccctccgttccataatatttgtctcaaatttgcccaacaatggatgtatctattcctcaaaagcgtctagatacatgtaatatttcaacaagaattatggaacagagggagtagttcagTAGACCAGTACAcaggaaaaataaagaaaatgctACATTTAGGATAATTGTGCAGCAAGGACTGCTAAAATATTTGAGCAAGATATACTCATGGTGGAAAATAAAATGTGCCCTCAAGTTTATACTTTAACTAAATATTCATGTCTTATTTTGGAGGCAACTCTACAAGGAATAGAGAGAGAAGGCAGCATAAAAATAAGTTAGGCATACAGCAACTCTAGAATTTTTATCATCCTTTGTTCTTACCTGATCGTTACTGTCTAGAGTACCTTCAATTACCAGCAAGCAACAAGAAAACATGGGCCAACAAAGATTCCAACCTACACAATCAACACTGCTACATGCATAATTTTCCAACATTTCCATGGTAAAGCTACATGGTGGattgaaatatttatatatcCAGAACACTAAACCTTATAACCACATGGCAAACTGTGACTCTAGAGTCTAGATAGTCCCAAGCACCAGAGTCTCCTTGTAATTTGAAATTACCTTATTGGGCTAGTTAAGTAAGCACTAAGCAAACTTGATGAAAAGATGGTCAGATAGATAGGTTTCACCTTTTGGTATTTCCACTGTTTCCCTACGCCCTAATCAAAATAGCAATCAAGCATGTGACACAATATCATAGTTTCACAAAATTAAAGCCAATCCATCAGATAAAGCAAATATTCTTAACCGATCAAACATGTTCGACAGAAAATTAAGACACATAATTGTCGAATAGTTTGGTTTAAACAACAGAAGCATAACTGATTAAGCCATCTAACAGCAAACCAGCAGATCAGGCATCGGGCGCTGGCTGCGTGAGCCCAGCCTTCGCCAGCAGCTTTCCCATGGCATCAGGGGAGCAAACTTGGTACTGCACTTCTCCGGTGCCAGGCTGCAGGAACACCTCGGCCAGCTCCAGCTTCTCTGCTGTCAAACTAGTGGAATCCATGGTCTTGCTGAGGACCTTTAGAGCAAGGGCAACAGCCTCCTCGCGGGTCATGCCGTCGCGGTAGTCCTGCTTGAGCATGGATTGAGCAGCCTGGCTGTTGGCCCCAACGGCAGCGGCCTTCCAGCCACCGTAGTTGCCGGAGGGGTCGCTCATGTAGAGCTGGAACCCATGTTTCTTGTCCCATCCGCCGAAGAGGAAGGAGACACCGAAGGGACGGAGGCCTCCGAACTGGGTGTAGCCCTGCTTGGTGTCGCAGAGGGACTGGACGAGCTGCTCGACGGGGATGGCCTCCTGGTAGGATAGGGCGTAGCGCTGcgcgtggaggcgggcggtgTTGATGAGGATGTTGGCGTCGGACATGAtcccggcgacggcgcaggcgaggtgggagtcgaTCTTGTACATCTTCTCGGCGGACCGGGAGGACTGGAGGAGCTTGGAGGTGACCTTCTTCTCGCCCACGAGGACCACGCCGTCGGCCGCCAGGATGCCGAGGGCCGAGCCGGCGTTCCCGATCGCCTCCATCGCGTACTCCACCTGGTACAGCCGGCCCTCCGGCGAGAAGATCGTGGTGCGGCTGTCGTAACGGCGAGAcatctcggcggcggcggcgagggattTGGGGGAGTTTCTGTGGGGATTCGGGGAAAGTGAGGAAAGCAAACTCGGGACGGAGGTTAACGAGGGATCTACTTGTAAGGCAAGTAAAGAAGAGGGTTGTGCTTTGGATTTTGTTATAATTCAGGGGTGGAAATGAACTTTACATATGCGGTTATACTCCTTAGTTTGTTGCGACCGCGCAAAGAAGCACCGGAAGAGAATCAATGACGGAGGCTGGAAGGAGACTGCAGTACTTGTTGTGTTGCCAgacgccaggaaaagtaaagttgtcttgtcccctgcgatGCCACCCGAAGGGAACCAAGGCGCGTGCTCGGCGGGGCCCGTAAAAGATAACGTTAGcctttggtccacatgtcagtgtgacatggcggtccataaataggAGCACTACCCATCTCTGGAGAGGGATCCCCCAcacttagacatctagggttttccgcttcttcttcttcttcctcaagaaaactGCTCAAGGAACACCATTGTAGATCTTGGTATCTCGGcttatacaacaaagcaggagtaggagttttacctcgacaagagggctccaaacctgggtaaatctgtgtgtgctcgtgtgtttgtgcgtgtttctcatcacgtcctccctccttcggttcctccttcgtccatcggccccaacataagccatcctaAGGCATCtaccgtgacaccaccacgacagttggcgcccactgTGGCGCCAGCAgaggcgctggctggagttttcatccggacgggaagcttcctcgtcaccggagagcgcgtggtcttcggtttggtccagagattcggctctctggaattcatcgacaacaacgcaggctgcttcaacaacgcACCGCTTCCCTGCGCGGGCcacttcatcaacttcggcatgcatgaggtttatgtcgcTACTGACAGTCCCtgcaggtacccagagcaggtggtgatggccgAAGATCTCCCCGCTgtctgcacggttcgcggTCGTCATGTtgactgccccgctg
This is a stretch of genomic DNA from Brachypodium distachyon strain Bd21 chromosome 1, Brachypodium_distachyon_v3.0, whole genome shotgun sequence. It encodes these proteins:
- the LOC100844754 gene encoding mitochondrial outer membrane import complex protein METAXIN — encoded protein: MAAAATAAAEWQDAERKVLVARKPGFGLPTACPTCLPVLLYLRMSQVPFGIHVDTSFPDADHIPSVEFGDCVAFHNEKGGVIEYLKDENILDLTSKHPSVSYPDVLSTKAMVTTWLADALQYELWVVTDGSIAQDIYFRELSWPIGKILHWKKIRDVKQQLGITKINAAEKEEEIYRKASDAYDALSTRLGDQVYLFGDSPTDVDALFLGHVLFVLNALPETSSLRSHLQKHDNLINFAEHHKVQLLEVDSSLAGSGSSDPSSSSTPRKRASSGRSYKPKPRAKKERTEEEKKFRRRTKYFLATQLVAVLVFLSIMGGVDSSEVDNEYDVDYED
- the LOC100845272 gene encoding proteasome subunit alpha type-4-1 produces the protein MSRRYDSRTTIFSPEGRLYQVEYAMEAIGNAGSALGILAADGVVLVGEKKVTSKLLQSSRSAEKMYKIDSHLACAVAGIMSDANILINTARLHAQRYALSYQEAIPVEQLVQSLCDTKQGYTQFGGLRPFGVSFLFGGWDKKHGFQLYMSDPSGNYGGWKAAAVGANSQAAQSMLKQDYRDGMTREEAVALALKVLSKTMDSTSLTAEKLELAEVFLQPGTGEVQYQVCSPDAMGKLLAKAGLTQPAPDA